A window from Granulicella tundricola MP5ACTX9 encodes these proteins:
- a CDS encoding M13 family metallopeptidase, which produces MKDIPTLANPTISQSARMRRLGDKVLGPEMGLDNGGAMTHSIRFAQTRPIVFVANQPRWSQRDINSHKRLLVFSMSTLPCGFSADVQEEVILKFTKPMKRVLHRKPFAIAVIVVSSAFSLLAQRPMSPLVAVTSPRHGTWGFDPRGMDPSVKPGDDFFSYANGAWIRKTNIPPDQTSVGPFSDLRRLCAEQVHLLLETTQDNRSDSDEGRVHTLYQAFMDDSSIEQAGAHPLQSDLQLVRKVGNRADVARLMKRHGFEASLFDLEIEKDEKHPDRYAVHLGQGDLGLPNRDLYLDAQFTDKKRLYKAYVAEMLRLAKWPNANKSATAVVAFESLIAQASWRGEDLRDNSKSYHSMSLANLRRMAPMFPWADFMAGDHLSENDFLIVTTDTSVVKLAELYGSTPLSTLKAWEAFRMTDAAAPYLSNDFRQARFAFRGNALNGLEAPPSERWPGAVSLLNALMGSTVGKMYVAAYFPAERKMAVQAIADSVMQALRSDLAQLTWMDPITRAKSLRKLDDIAVQMGYPDHWRSYAGVNLNKQTLYKDVETLRNHNWNYQVSQLKMAWNKNDWRFWPQEPVAYTENGQLIFPAGMLQAPFFTAQADAAVNYGSIGHVIGHELTHPFDDRGDWWTPEDRQRFKERSARLAKQYSAMEPLPGVHIKGELTLIENVADLGGLSLAYKAYRTTLSHDEDAVERDFTRDQEFFLGYAQVCREKERPDSLRNRLASEVHSPAAARLNGVVQNMPEWYKAFNVNPGERMYIVPDERVAIW; this is translated from the coding sequence ATGAAGGACATCCCGACATTAGCCAATCCAACGATAAGCCAAAGCGCCAGGATGAGACGTCTCGGCGACAAAGTTTTGGGACCGGAGATGGGTCTAGACAATGGTGGAGCCATGACTCACTCTATTCGATTCGCTCAAACCCGTCCCATAGTCTTCGTCGCAAATCAGCCGCGTTGGTCGCAAAGAGATATCAATTCCCATAAACGTCTCTTAGTCTTCTCAATGAGCACACTACCGTGCGGATTTTCAGCTGATGTGCAAGAAGAGGTAATCTTGAAGTTCACCAAACCAATGAAGCGTGTGCTTCATCGCAAACCATTCGCAATTGCGGTTATAGTTGTGTCTTCGGCATTTTCCCTGTTGGCGCAGCGGCCCATGTCTCCGCTTGTGGCCGTTACCAGTCCTCGTCACGGTACGTGGGGTTTTGATCCCAGGGGGATGGATCCCTCCGTGAAACCGGGCGATGACTTCTTCTCCTATGCCAACGGCGCTTGGATCAGAAAAACAAACATTCCCCCTGATCAAACTAGTGTTGGTCCTTTTTCTGATTTACGCCGCCTCTGCGCAGAGCAGGTTCACTTGCTCCTGGAGACGACGCAAGATAACCGTTCGGACTCTGACGAAGGGCGTGTTCACACCCTCTACCAAGCTTTTATGGACGATAGCTCGATTGAACAGGCGGGAGCTCATCCCCTCCAGTCCGACCTGCAGTTGGTGAGAAAAGTTGGCAATAGAGCGGACGTGGCGCGATTGATGAAACGACATGGCTTCGAAGCCTCCTTGTTCGACCTGGAGATCGAGAAAGACGAGAAGCATCCTGATCGGTATGCGGTTCATTTAGGACAAGGCGATCTCGGTCTTCCCAATCGGGACTTGTACTTGGACGCACAGTTTACAGACAAGAAGCGCCTGTATAAAGCCTATGTCGCGGAAATGTTAAGGCTGGCCAAGTGGCCAAACGCAAACAAATCGGCCACTGCTGTTGTGGCATTCGAGAGTCTGATTGCTCAGGCGAGCTGGCGCGGCGAAGATCTCCGAGACAACAGCAAGAGTTACCATTCCATGTCGCTCGCGAACCTTCGTCGCATGGCGCCAATGTTTCCGTGGGCGGACTTCATGGCAGGCGATCATCTTTCGGAGAACGACTTCCTCATTGTCACGACGGACACCAGCGTCGTGAAGCTTGCAGAACTGTATGGAAGCACACCCTTGTCAACGCTGAAAGCGTGGGAAGCGTTCCGCATGACAGATGCAGCAGCGCCCTACTTGTCAAATGACTTTAGGCAAGCAAGGTTTGCATTCCGGGGCAACGCCCTGAATGGCCTTGAGGCACCTCCGTCGGAACGCTGGCCCGGCGCGGTCAGCCTTCTCAACGCGCTGATGGGATCCACTGTCGGCAAAATGTACGTTGCGGCTTACTTTCCAGCGGAAAGGAAGATGGCGGTCCAAGCGATTGCAGACAGTGTCATGCAGGCTCTTCGTTCTGACCTTGCGCAACTCACATGGATGGACCCCATCACTAGAGCGAAGTCCCTTCGTAAACTCGACGACATTGCCGTACAGATGGGGTATCCCGACCACTGGCGCTCTTACGCAGGTGTCAATCTCAATAAGCAAACGCTATACAAGGATGTTGAAACTCTGCGGAACCATAATTGGAACTATCAGGTAAGCCAATTGAAAATGGCCTGGAACAAGAACGATTGGCGCTTCTGGCCTCAAGAACCCGTCGCATACACGGAGAATGGCCAACTCATCTTCCCGGCTGGGATGTTACAGGCTCCGTTTTTTACTGCGCAGGCAGATGCGGCAGTCAATTACGGCAGTATCGGCCATGTGATCGGCCACGAGCTGACCCACCCATTCGACGACCGCGGCGACTGGTGGACGCCAGAAGACAGACAGCGCTTCAAAGAACGATCGGCTCGCCTAGCCAAACAGTACTCAGCGATGGAGCCTTTGCCCGGAGTCCACATCAAGGGAGAGTTGACGCTTATTGAAAACGTTGCGGATTTGGGTGGCTTATCGCTCGCATACAAAGCGTACCGGACAACGCTTTCTCACGATGAAGATGCGGTGGAGCGCGATTTCACCCGTGATCAGGAATTCTTCCTCGGCTACGCACAAGTATGCCGTGAGAAGGAACGACCGGACTCGCTACGAAATAGATTGGCTTCTGAAGTTCATAGTCCCGCTGCGGCTCGACTCAATGGTGTCGTTCAAAACATGCCGGAATGGTACAAGGCCTTCAACGTGAATCCTGGAGAGCGCATGTACATCGTTCCGGACGAGCGTGTTGCCATTTGGTGA
- a CDS encoding alpha/beta hydrolase, with amino-acid sequence MFAPRKMRLFASCLSLLASVSLPGAVRAQAPRPTPPTRNPLNSTYVPGKELPDATTPSPTLDGNYILGPTHPSAPEMTPAALVPRGSISTFTLTSSESALYPGIARDAGTFGTADPSDPARLIITTSHPAPYTRRVTVYLPAQRVSGAVLPFIVGADGPDPALFTALDSLIADRRIPIMAAISISNGSGDAQGSERGLEYDTMSGRYAEFVETEILPRVEREYNVKLSRDPEARATMGGSSGGSCALIMAWYHPELYHRVLTYSGTFVNQQWPFNAQSPHGAWEFHEHLIPAGSIKPLRIWMEVGDRDLLNPNVLHDNMHDWAVANENMARVLAAKHYHYQFVFARNAGHTDRAVKQQTLPEALEYIWRTYRTPVLGTLK; translated from the coding sequence ATGTTTGCCCCCCGAAAAATGAGGCTGTTCGCCTCCTGCCTATCCTTGCTGGCCAGCGTCTCCTTGCCTGGCGCGGTGCGAGCCCAGGCGCCCCGCCCAACACCTCCAACTCGCAACCCACTCAACTCCACGTATGTCCCCGGCAAAGAACTCCCAGACGCAACAACCCCGTCACCGACGCTGGACGGCAACTATATCCTCGGTCCCACCCATCCTTCAGCACCAGAGATGACACCCGCCGCACTCGTCCCTCGCGGCAGCATCTCCACCTTCACCCTCACCTCCTCAGAAAGCGCGCTGTATCCAGGAATAGCCCGGGATGCTGGAACCTTCGGCACAGCGGATCCCTCAGACCCGGCCAGGCTCATCATTACCACAAGTCATCCAGCTCCCTATACCCGGCGCGTCACCGTCTATCTTCCCGCGCAGCGAGTCTCAGGTGCGGTTCTTCCCTTCATCGTCGGCGCCGACGGTCCAGATCCCGCACTCTTCACCGCGCTTGACTCGCTTATCGCTGACCGCCGCATCCCCATCATGGCGGCCATCTCCATCAGCAACGGCTCAGGCGACGCCCAAGGCAGTGAACGAGGTCTGGAGTACGACACCATGTCCGGTCGATACGCAGAGTTTGTCGAGACCGAGATCCTTCCGCGCGTCGAGCGGGAGTACAACGTGAAGCTCTCACGGGATCCCGAAGCCAGAGCAACCATGGGAGGGAGTTCCGGTGGCTCCTGTGCTCTGATCATGGCCTGGTACCATCCCGAACTTTACCACCGGGTCCTCACGTACTCGGGCACCTTCGTCAACCAACAGTGGCCCTTCAACGCGCAGTCGCCACACGGTGCCTGGGAGTTCCACGAGCACCTTATCCCTGCGGGTTCCATCAAGCCTCTTCGGATTTGGATGGAGGTTGGCGACCGTGATCTCCTGAACCCGAATGTGCTCCACGACAACATGCATGATTGGGCGGTGGCGAACGAGAACATGGCCCGTGTGCTCGCGGCGAAACACTATCACTACCAATTCGTCTTCGCTCGCAACGCTGGTCACACGGATAGAGCGGTCAAGCAGCAGACTCTGCCCGAAGCTCTCGAGTACATATGGAGAACCTATCGCACACCCGTTCTCGGCACGTTGAAGTAG
- a CDS encoding carotenoid oxygenase, producing MQIVEPSIGHFSHTNPFIIGNFAPVTIETTACNLPVKGSIVPELEGRLLRSGSNSVQTLEHERNDCSWVQGGHEDYDS from the coding sequence ATGCAAATTGTTGAACCAAGTATTGGCCACTTTTCGCACACCAACCCGTTCATAATAGGCAACTTTGCCCCGGTCACGATTGAGACCACAGCCTGTAACTTGCCGGTCAAAGGCTCGATTGTGCCCGAACTGGAAGGACGGCTGCTGAGAAGTGGTTCTAATTCGGTGCAAACGCTGGAGCATGAGCGAAATGACTGTTCATGGGTACAGGGAGGGCACGAGGATTACGACTCCTAG
- a CDS encoding sensor histidine kinase — MPNKGDLLMARFNWVYCNLLFSLQTVALALLASSKTLLTREKQLAIERAALQQARLTALRYQLNPHFLFNTLNTISSLAADSGAHEAEEMIAGLADFMRASLSSSMDASITLAAELETTQAYLAIESVRFGERLVVEYLCEPDLSDALVPSLILQPLVENAVKYGVARSKEAVHVRIAARANQKELILTVEDDGCCAPGKLAKAGTGVGLKNVAERLDALHGKEAIMRTEQRTRGFLAELRMPLNISLSYNVKRR, encoded by the coding sequence ATGCCGAACAAGGGCGATCTACTCATGGCGCGTTTTAACTGGGTTTACTGCAATTTGCTGTTCAGCTTGCAGACAGTCGCCCTTGCTCTTCTAGCGTCAAGTAAAACGCTTCTGACCCGGGAAAAACAACTGGCCATCGAACGTGCAGCGCTGCAGCAGGCGCGGCTTACTGCCCTGCGTTATCAACTGAATCCGCATTTCCTCTTCAACACGCTCAATACAATCTCCAGCCTTGCTGCTGACTCGGGTGCTCACGAAGCGGAAGAGATGATTGCCGGGCTCGCCGACTTTATGCGCGCTTCGCTTTCCTCATCAATGGATGCATCGATCACCCTGGCCGCAGAGCTGGAGACTACACAGGCTTATTTAGCAATTGAATCGGTGCGCTTCGGAGAGCGCCTCGTAGTGGAGTACCTCTGCGAGCCTGACCTCAGCGACGCCCTAGTCCCGAGTCTTATTTTGCAGCCACTCGTTGAAAATGCAGTGAAATATGGAGTGGCGCGATCCAAGGAAGCCGTACATGTTAGGATTGCAGCCCGCGCCAACCAGAAAGAACTAATCCTGACCGTGGAGGATGATGGTTGTTGTGCTCCGGGCAAACTCGCCAAAGCAGGAACTGGGGTAGGCCTGAAGAACGTTGCAGAGCGGTTGGATGCACTTCATGGAAAGGAGGCAATCATGAGGACAGAGCAGCGGACAAGGGGCTTTCTGGCGGAACTGCGTATGCCTTTGAACATTAGCCTCTCCTACAACGTGAAACGTCGATGA
- a CDS encoding barstar family protein, which translates to MTAKVSLDCNSIKDWDSFHDEFATVFGFPAFYGRNMDAWVDCLPSLDASEDGMSTVHCEPGSVVTLSLSNVKAFAERCPQQYSAVIECSAFVNWRRLQAGDPSVLALSFHG; encoded by the coding sequence ATGACAGCGAAGGTGTCGCTAGACTGCAACAGCATCAAAGATTGGGACTCGTTCCACGACGAGTTCGCCACGGTCTTTGGTTTCCCAGCCTTCTACGGCAGGAACATGGATGCATGGGTGGACTGCTTGCCGTCCTTGGACGCATCAGAGGACGGCATGTCCACCGTTCACTGTGAGCCTGGTTCTGTGGTGACGCTTTCTCTGTCAAACGTCAAGGCTTTCGCGGAACGCTGCCCTCAGCAATATAGCGCCGTGATCGAGTGCTCAGCCTTCGTGAACTGGCGACGACTTCAAGCGGGAGATCCTTCGGTTTTGGCGCTCAGCTTCCACGGATAG
- a CDS encoding cytochrome c oxidase assembly factor Coa1 family protein, whose amino-acid sequence MKWLVLTAIALVFLVTAISIPVIRNNKRSDLRVEQLRSNAELAMENSHLAHALLGENLRTVGSASINLHEQGDSGTAQLNLPVSGTRNKGLLNVEANESGGVWKIENLDIRVDGNSAWSSLLRPAP is encoded by the coding sequence ATGAAGTGGCTGGTTCTCACGGCGATCGCGTTAGTGTTCTTAGTGACCGCCATCTCCATTCCGGTAATACGGAATAACAAGCGTTCCGACCTACGGGTGGAGCAACTGAGGTCGAATGCGGAGTTGGCGATGGAGAACTCACATCTCGCGCACGCGCTTCTCGGAGAGAATTTGAGAACTGTCGGCTCAGCTTCAATCAACCTGCACGAGCAAGGTGACTCTGGCACGGCGCAGTTGAACCTGCCTGTGTCGGGGACTCGCAACAAGGGCCTGCTAAATGTTGAAGCCAACGAAAGCGGCGGTGTCTGGAAGATTGAGAATTTAGATATCAGGGTTGACGGAAATAGTGCGTGGTCCAGCTTGCTGAGACCTGCACCGTAA
- a CDS encoding TonB-dependent receptor domain-containing protein: MRRIPFFVPLITMTLAAGSSFAQTTSGDIAGTVKDASGAVVPHASVTVKNEETGVTVNVTAGNSGDFHASNLLPGKYDLAVSAPGFQPSRLNGVLVELNKTSTSDVSLSIGTSTTVEVVADAGAVIDTTTTNLSQTFSNVELSNLPTTSTGFGVINASLLSPGVASAGGIGIGTGPSVGGQRPRNNNFTIEGIDNNDKAVTGPLIYIPNDSVGSFTLITNQFSPEFGHSSGGQFNTNIVSGTNTFHGKLYEYFQNRDLFAGLGSQASKPALRPRYDNNRYGAQLGGPILHDKLFFFANFERNSIGSNPSLFSCVPTAAGKATLATLTNNGFSATNLQQFLLYTPAANVTGANGAGIDAGADAACGNQASGPQSLTVYSGTALNSATGLYASGTPTVIPLGNYQTTGAAPSDFDVLTTSVDYTITPKDSFRGRYVYNRLTSTDTGAGTVPFEQFYTTAPNRYQLIALSEFHTFTPNLTNELRIGFNRHSNTITAGNFTYPGLDSFPNFYYGDLGQFNLSLGPDSNAPQFTIQNLYQLTDNISYVKGKHDVKIGFDGRKYISPQGFTQRARGDYEYNGLTEFLHDLAPTSFGERSTGNLTYYGDQTALYGYGNDTWRLTPTLTLNYGLRYEFTSVPVGERAQALNANASVPGLVTFQAPKPAYKNFAPRAGINWAPDEKTSVRAAFGIAYDVLFDNLGTLSFPPQYSSTNDVGNVGNPQPGDPNFLKNGGLPAGTGGILTFANTPTGIAAERAATAAFLPNQVTPYAETYTLTVQRTIASNYTMEIGYIGTRGIHLPMQDQINVQPRVTAANQLPTSLTGATTVTAAPGASTLAKIQALSNIVPAWNAAGFTSKITSYQPYSSSNYNAGIVNLTRRMSHGLSANLSYTYSKTMDDATAEVFATTLTPRRPQNSQNIAADYSRSALDRTHRATLAAVYDLQLYKHSNHYLLRNGVGNWTISPIYTYESPEYVTVLSGVNSNLNGDSGNAIDRTIINPNGAASHTTSSTVHAQYAANLAGLCGVGVTQCAANTVGYVADNPTAYYIQAGVGTLPNAPRNSLATRPINNFDVAAYKRINFRERYSFEFGAQAFNVLNHAQYTPGTVNNVNSTSSTGADLPYQTVGNAFFAQPGKVFTNNGRTMQLSGKVNF; encoded by the coding sequence ATGAGACGCATCCCGTTTTTTGTACCGCTCATCACAATGACCTTGGCCGCAGGCTCTTCATTCGCGCAAACTACCAGCGGTGATATCGCCGGAACCGTCAAGGACGCCTCTGGAGCTGTCGTCCCGCATGCCAGCGTCACCGTGAAGAATGAAGAGACCGGTGTCACCGTCAACGTCACGGCAGGTAACAGCGGCGACTTCCACGCCAGCAATCTCCTCCCCGGCAAATATGACCTCGCTGTCTCGGCTCCCGGCTTCCAGCCCTCCCGCCTCAACGGTGTTCTAGTGGAGCTCAACAAGACCTCTACCTCCGACGTCTCCCTCTCTATCGGCACCAGTACGACCGTTGAAGTCGTCGCCGACGCGGGCGCAGTCATCGACACCACCACCACCAACCTCTCGCAGACCTTTTCCAATGTCGAGCTTTCGAACCTCCCCACCACCTCCACAGGCTTCGGCGTCATCAACGCCTCGCTCCTGAGCCCTGGTGTGGCGTCCGCTGGCGGCATCGGCATTGGCACCGGCCCTTCGGTTGGCGGTCAGCGTCCCCGCAACAATAATTTCACCATTGAAGGAATCGACAATAACGATAAGGCCGTCACCGGTCCCCTTATCTATATTCCGAACGACTCCGTCGGCAGTTTCACTCTCATCACCAATCAGTTCTCGCCTGAGTTTGGCCACTCGTCCGGCGGCCAGTTCAACACCAACATCGTCTCTGGAACGAACACTTTTCACGGCAAGCTCTATGAGTACTTCCAGAATCGCGACCTGTTCGCCGGACTGGGAAGCCAGGCCAGCAAACCTGCTCTTCGGCCCCGTTATGACAACAATCGTTATGGAGCCCAGCTCGGTGGACCCATTCTCCACGACAAGCTCTTCTTTTTCGCAAACTTCGAACGTAACTCCATCGGCTCGAACCCCAGTCTCTTCTCCTGCGTTCCTACTGCAGCGGGCAAAGCGACCCTCGCAACACTCACCAATAATGGCTTCAGTGCGACCAACCTGCAGCAGTTCCTGCTCTACACCCCGGCAGCCAATGTAACGGGCGCAAACGGCGCTGGCATCGACGCCGGTGCTGACGCAGCCTGCGGAAACCAGGCCTCCGGTCCGCAGTCGTTGACCGTTTATTCAGGCACTGCGTTGAACTCCGCCACCGGACTCTATGCCTCCGGTACCCCCACCGTGATTCCGCTCGGCAATTACCAGACCACGGGTGCGGCACCGTCGGACTTTGACGTTCTCACCACCAGCGTCGATTACACCATCACGCCGAAGGATAGCTTCCGCGGCCGTTACGTCTATAACCGTCTCACCAGCACAGATACTGGTGCCGGCACCGTGCCGTTTGAGCAGTTTTACACCACAGCGCCCAATCGGTATCAGTTGATCGCGCTCAGCGAATTTCATACCTTCACTCCAAACCTCACTAACGAGCTTCGGATTGGTTTCAATCGACACTCCAATACCATCACCGCCGGAAACTTCACCTATCCCGGTCTAGATTCCTTCCCAAATTTTTATTATGGAGATCTTGGGCAGTTCAACCTCAGCCTCGGTCCGGACAGCAACGCACCCCAATTCACGATCCAGAATCTCTATCAGCTCACGGACAATATCAGCTATGTCAAGGGCAAGCACGACGTTAAGATCGGTTTCGATGGCCGCAAGTACATCTCACCCCAGGGTTTTACGCAGCGTGCACGAGGCGACTACGAGTACAACGGCTTGACCGAGTTCTTACATGACCTCGCGCCCACCAGCTTCGGCGAGCGCTCAACCGGTAACCTCACCTACTATGGCGATCAGACCGCGCTTTACGGCTACGGGAATGATACCTGGCGCTTGACTCCCACCTTGACCCTTAACTACGGCCTGCGTTACGAGTTCACCTCCGTTCCCGTCGGAGAACGGGCTCAGGCCCTAAACGCCAATGCTTCAGTTCCCGGTCTGGTCACCTTCCAGGCACCAAAGCCCGCTTACAAGAACTTTGCACCGCGTGCGGGCATCAATTGGGCTCCCGATGAGAAAACGTCTGTACGCGCTGCATTCGGCATCGCCTACGACGTCCTCTTCGATAACCTCGGCACACTATCCTTTCCTCCTCAGTACTCCTCCACCAATGATGTGGGTAATGTTGGAAACCCGCAGCCCGGAGACCCGAACTTCCTCAAGAATGGTGGTTTGCCGGCTGGCACGGGTGGAATCCTGACCTTCGCCAACACCCCCACCGGCATCGCTGCAGAGCGAGCAGCAACCGCAGCTTTCCTGCCCAACCAGGTCACACCATACGCTGAAACTTACACCTTGACCGTTCAGCGGACCATCGCCTCGAACTACACCATGGAGATCGGTTATATCGGTACACGCGGTATTCACCTCCCCATGCAGGATCAGATCAACGTTCAGCCTCGTGTCACTGCAGCAAACCAGTTGCCCACATCCCTCACCGGCGCGACAACGGTCACCGCAGCGCCAGGTGCGAGCACTTTAGCTAAAATTCAGGCTCTGTCGAACATCGTTCCTGCCTGGAATGCCGCTGGATTTACCTCGAAGATCACCTCCTACCAGCCCTATTCCAGCTCTAACTACAACGCTGGGATCGTCAACCTGACTCGCCGGATGTCCCATGGACTATCCGCCAATCTTTCCTATACCTATAGCAAGACGATGGATGACGCCACGGCTGAAGTCTTTGCAACGACGCTTACTCCGCGCCGTCCGCAGAACTCGCAAAACATCGCGGCGGACTACAGCCGCTCCGCTCTGGACCGTACTCACCGCGCCACCCTCGCGGCAGTCTATGATCTCCAGCTTTACAAACACTCCAACCACTACCTTCTCCGGAACGGCGTCGGCAACTGGACCATCTCGCCCATCTATACCTATGAATCGCCTGAGTACGTAACTGTCCTTTCGGGTGTCAACTCCAACCTGAACGGCGATAGCGGCAATGCCATCGACCGCACGATCATCAACCCCAACGGCGCTGCCAGCCACACCACCAGTTCCACGGTGCACGCTCAGTATGCTGCTAACCTGGCCGGTCTCTGCGGGGTGGGTGTAACCCAGTGCGCGGCCAACACCGTTGGTTATGTTGCCGATAATCCGACCGCCTACTACATCCAGGCGGGCGTCGGCACGTTGCCGAACGCTCCACGTAACTCGCTCGCAACCCGGCCCATCAATAACTTCGATGTCGCCGCCTACAAGCGCATAAACTTCCGTGAGCGGTACTCCTTCGAGTTCGGCGCACAGGCTTTCAACGTCCTGAATCATGCGCAGTACACCCCGGGAACCGTCAATAACGTAAACTCCACATCGTCGACCGGCGCGGATCTTCCGTACCAGACGGTTGGGAACGCCTTCTTCGCGCAGCCCGGGAAGGTGTTTACAAACAACGGCCGTACCATGCAGCTCTCCGGCAAGGTCAATTTCTAA
- a CDS encoding LytR/AlgR family response regulator transcription factor produces MTALSRDGIRVLIVEDEAPARQRLSDLLSQDPEVSSVQEVGDGETAVRVILSERPDLVLLDVQMPELNGLEVVEAVGSENMPLTVFVTAYDQHAIQAFEANALDYLLKPFSDERFEAMLDRVKRRRDDLHLRQFGQSVAQVLRSQATEARHLYRFAIKTDGITKFVRVKDVDWIEAAGVYVTLHTSGKEMLYRTSLADLEHRLDPMRFLRIHRSAIVNIESIVQLEALSHGEFEVLLKDGSHPRVSRSYRNSMEKRLGQKL; encoded by the coding sequence ATGACAGCCTTATCGCGTGATGGCATCAGGGTGCTCATCGTAGAGGATGAGGCACCGGCCCGCCAGCGTCTCTCCGACCTGTTGAGCCAGGATCCAGAAGTGTCATCCGTCCAGGAGGTGGGGGATGGGGAAACCGCAGTGCGAGTGATCCTGAGCGAAAGACCCGACCTCGTGCTTCTGGATGTGCAGATGCCAGAGCTCAATGGCCTTGAAGTGGTTGAAGCCGTGGGCTCTGAAAATATGCCCCTCACGGTATTTGTCACAGCATACGATCAGCATGCCATACAGGCCTTCGAAGCAAATGCTTTGGACTACCTCCTCAAGCCCTTCAGTGATGAGCGATTCGAGGCGATGTTGGATCGCGTAAAGAGGCGGAGGGACGATCTTCATCTTCGACAGTTCGGACAAAGCGTTGCACAGGTGCTCAGGTCGCAAGCGACAGAGGCGCGGCACCTGTACCGCTTCGCGATCAAGACAGATGGAATTACAAAGTTCGTGAGAGTCAAGGACGTTGACTGGATCGAAGCGGCCGGAGTCTATGTCACTCTTCATACCTCCGGAAAGGAGATGCTTTACCGGACTTCGTTAGCTGATCTGGAGCATCGCCTCGACCCCATGCGCTTTCTTCGTATCCACCGCTCCGCAATCGTCAATATAGAAAGTATCGTGCAGTTGGAGGCTCTTTCCCACGGGGAGTTCGAGGTTCTCTTGAAGGATGGTTCCCACCCTCGCGTCAGCAGAAGTTATCGCAACTCGATGGAAAAGCGACTCGGGCAAAAACTATAG
- a CDS encoding LytR/AlgR family response regulator transcription factor, whose amino-acid sequence MKVLIVDDEPLARRGLSQALAVFDNIEVIGSASDGDQALSMIRSLIPDLVFLDIDMPGKTGIEVAAALGRNHAAEVVFVTAFDNYGEEAFSVEATDYLLKPINLERLRQAISRADRRKAERMAIPARHALPNYLTQRSFGLPNGQDLPESEIIWIEAAKDYALIHTRIRSHIVRATMSQLSERLGTLVVRVHRSALVAVQWVQGWKNYRKGASSLLLKDGTQVQVGPTYLHSTREALHGIQGEAW is encoded by the coding sequence ATGAAGGTGCTCATCGTGGACGACGAGCCACTTGCGCGTCGAGGACTGTCTCAGGCCCTGGCTGTTTTCGACAACATCGAGGTGATTGGAAGTGCGTCAGATGGAGATCAGGCGTTGAGTATGATTAGGAGCCTTATTCCCGATCTCGTTTTTCTGGACATAGATATGCCCGGCAAAACCGGGATTGAAGTAGCAGCAGCCCTTGGACGCAACCACGCAGCGGAGGTGGTTTTCGTCACAGCATTCGACAACTACGGGGAGGAGGCATTTTCTGTAGAAGCAACAGACTACCTCCTAAAACCAATCAACCTAGAGCGATTACGGCAGGCGATCTCTCGTGCTGACCGGCGGAAAGCAGAGAGGATGGCTATTCCGGCAAGACATGCCTTGCCTAACTATCTAACGCAGCGTTCATTTGGCCTACCCAACGGTCAAGACCTCCCGGAAAGCGAAATTATCTGGATAGAAGCCGCAAAGGACTATGCCCTAATTCATACCAGGATACGAAGCCACATCGTTAGAGCCACGATGTCTCAACTCTCGGAGCGTCTAGGAACGTTGGTCGTTCGGGTACACCGATCCGCGTTGGTCGCGGTTCAATGGGTTCAAGGATGGAAGAACTACAGAAAAGGTGCGTCGAGCCTGCTCCTGAAGGACGGGACCCAGGTTCAAGTTGGGCCAACCTATTTGCACTCGACCCGAGAGGCCCTGCATGGGATTCAAGGTGAAGCCTGGTGA